Proteins from a genomic interval of Papaver somniferum cultivar HN1 chromosome 4, ASM357369v1, whole genome shotgun sequence:
- the LOC113271939 gene encoding AP2/ERF and B3 domain-containing transcription factor At1g50680-like, with translation MEDQGMLSMESNITTLNGVVGEEGCSDSHSNNSPGGSSNNHQRKDISVASSAKLKGVVSQPNGRWGAQIYSNHQRIWIGTFKSKYEAGKAYDAAAIKLRSEDSHRNYPSNSTITSLELDFQKPLTAYEVLTMLKDGSYYTKLYEFVNSRSLKLDKEPGLSLSSESAKDGAVSYQQLSQKEQTPSDVGMLNKPEIPKIFDDWYFVEVSKEEKDAGVIDDTQLSFFGRGWNRLVKDKKLKATMWIHFISASVVKSIKRFT, from the coding sequence ATGGAAGATCAAGGGATGTTGAGTATGGAATCAAATATTACAACATTGAATGGAGTAGTAGGAGAAGAAGGTTGTTCAGATTCTCACAGCAATAATAGTCCCGGTGGATCATCGAACAACCATCAAAGAAAAGATATCAGCGTAGCATCATCTGCAAAATTAAAGGGTGTTGTTTCGCAGCCAAATGGACGTTGGGGTGCACAAATTTATTCAAACCATCAACGTATTTGGATTGGGACCTTCAAATCGAAGTACGAAGCCGGTAAGGCTTATGATGCTGCTGCTATCAAGCTTCGAAGCGAAGATTCACATCGGAACTATCCATCGAACAGCACTATAACCTCATTGGAACTTGATTTCCAGAAACCGTTGACAGCATATGAGGTACTGACTATGCTCAAGGATGGATCATATTATACAAAGTTGTATGAATTTGTCAACTCTCGTTCCTTGAAGCTAGATAAGGAACCTGGTTTGAGTCTGAGCTCGGAAAGTGCTAAAGATGGAGCTGTATCGTACCAACAGTTGTCTCAGAAAGAACAAACTCCAAGCGACGTTGGGATGCTGAACAAGCCTGAGATTCCTAAAATCTTTGATGACTGGTACTTCGTGGAGGTTTCAAAAGAAGAAAAGGATGCGGGTGTGATAGATGACACTCAACTCTCATTCTTCGGCAGAGGTTGGAATCGGTTGGTTAAAGACAAGAAACTGAAGGCGACGATGTGGATTCATTTTATAAGTGCGAGTGTCGTAAAGAGCATAAAGCGTTTTACATGA